In a single window of the Frondihabitans peucedani genome:
- a CDS encoding ABC transporter permease yields MLSYLLRRLAFLVITLVLASIVLFVLLRLLPGDPANALLSVGATKEQIQAAREHVGENLPLVVQFFRWFGQLARLDLGTSYISGLAVGPEIASRLVVTVPLTLMAFVLAVLIAVPVGFIAAHRADRWYGILLSAVSQLGIAVPVFWIGVLLVSFFALTLKVLPAGGFPQDDWSDPGAALQSLALPVLTVALVMAASITRYVRSAVLDVLGSDYLRSSRALGAGFAEAMWRHGLRNASVPVISILGIELATTFLGAVVVESVFALPGLGSMLLTSIAQHDYPDIQGILFVSTFAVLIVGFLADLAQRLVDPRLRATVSGNRRGAAGAVEAVRP; encoded by the coding sequence ATGCTCTCCTACCTGCTGCGGCGCCTCGCGTTCCTCGTCATCACCCTGGTGCTGGCGTCGATCGTGCTGTTCGTCCTGCTCCGTCTGCTTCCCGGCGATCCTGCGAACGCCCTGCTGTCGGTCGGAGCGACGAAGGAGCAGATCCAGGCCGCGCGCGAGCACGTGGGTGAGAACCTGCCGCTCGTCGTGCAGTTCTTCCGCTGGTTCGGGCAGCTCGCCCGGCTCGACCTCGGGACCTCGTACATCTCCGGCCTCGCGGTCGGCCCCGAGATCGCCTCGCGACTCGTGGTCACGGTGCCGCTGACCCTGATGGCGTTCGTCCTCGCCGTGCTCATCGCGGTGCCGGTCGGCTTCATCGCAGCGCACCGGGCCGACCGCTGGTACGGCATCCTGCTCTCCGCCGTCTCGCAGCTCGGGATCGCGGTGCCGGTCTTCTGGATCGGCGTCCTGCTCGTGTCGTTCTTCGCGCTCACGCTCAAGGTCCTCCCCGCCGGCGGCTTCCCTCAAGACGACTGGTCCGACCCCGGCGCCGCCCTGCAGTCGCTGGCCCTGCCGGTCCTGACGGTCGCCCTCGTCATGGCCGCCTCGATCACCCGCTACGTGCGGAGCGCGGTCCTCGACGTCCTCGGGAGCGACTACCTGCGCTCGTCGAGAGCCCTCGGCGCCGGCTTCGCCGAGGCGATGTGGCGGCACGGCCTCCGGAACGCCTCCGTCCCGGTGATCTCGATCCTCGGCATCGAGCTCGCGACGACGTTCCTCGGAGCGGTGGTCGTCGAGAGCGTCTTCGCCCTGCCCGGGCTCGGCAGCATGCTCCTGACGTCGATCGCGCAGCACGACTACCCCGACATCCAGGGGATCCTGTTCGTCAGCACGTTCGCGGTCCTGATCGTCGGCTTCCTCGCCGACCTCGCACAGCGCCTCGTCGACCCGCGGCTCCGGGCCACGGTGAGCGGGAACCGGCGCGGCGCAGCGGGGGCCGTCGAGGCGGTGCGGCCGTGA
- a CDS encoding ABC transporter permease codes for MSGDAASTPVLRADRRPRSAGRRSATLLVGGVLVGVILVTALVSFFWLPYAPSDISGARLARPSAAHWAGTDKLGRDLLTQLMIGARIALEVGAGSVLLGGVIGVALGLAAAFAQRWLDDSLSALLDVLIAFPTLLVAMLVVAASGASLGSAILAIGLAMSAVVARLTRILAKRVLSLDFITAARVSGTRWPGLVLQHVLPNIWPTVVVNLALQFGLAVLAEASLSYLGLGSPPPNASWGSILQQAQGTVLVAPIGAVAPGILLVVLVIGVNLVADGLRDIGDPTRRGRS; via the coding sequence GTGAGCGGCGATGCGGCGAGCACGCCCGTGCTCAGGGCTGACCGGCGGCCGAGGTCGGCCGGTCGGCGCTCGGCCACCCTCCTCGTGGGGGGAGTGCTGGTCGGGGTGATCCTGGTGACCGCGCTCGTCTCGTTCTTCTGGCTGCCGTACGCGCCGTCCGACATCTCCGGGGCACGCCTGGCGCGGCCCTCCGCGGCCCACTGGGCCGGCACCGACAAGCTCGGCCGCGACCTCCTCACGCAGCTCATGATCGGCGCGCGCATCGCGCTCGAGGTCGGCGCCGGCTCGGTCCTGCTCGGCGGCGTGATCGGCGTCGCCCTCGGCCTCGCCGCGGCGTTCGCCCAGCGGTGGCTCGACGACAGCCTCTCGGCCCTGCTCGACGTGCTGATCGCGTTCCCGACCCTGCTCGTCGCGATGCTCGTCGTGGCGGCCAGCGGGGCCTCGCTCGGGTCGGCGATCCTGGCGATCGGGCTGGCGATGAGCGCCGTCGTCGCCCGGCTCACCCGCATCCTCGCCAAGCGGGTGCTGTCCCTCGACTTCATCACCGCGGCCCGGGTCTCCGGCACGCGGTGGCCGGGCCTCGTCCTCCAGCACGTGCTGCCCAACATCTGGCCGACCGTCGTCGTCAACCTCGCGCTGCAGTTCGGACTGGCCGTTCTCGCGGAGGCCAGCCTCTCGTACCTCGGTCTCGGCAGTCCGCCGCCGAACGCGTCGTGGGGGAGCATCCTGCAGCAGGCGCAGGGCACCGTGCTCGTCGCCCCGATCGGAGCGGTCGCCCCCGGCATCCTGCTGGTCGTACTCGTCATCGGGGTCAACCTCGTGGCCGACGGTCTCCGCGACATCGGCGACCCGACGAGGAGGGGGCGCTCGTGA
- a CDS encoding ABC transporter substrate-binding protein gives MKKKLGLAVGVALTAALALAGCSGASESGGKPSAATINIGSVYEPQNLDNTAGGGQGVTEALNGNVYEGLFRLTDEGKVENLLASKYTKSSDGLTYTFTLRPGVTFHSGAKLTSADVKDSIEKVTADDSQSARKSSLAPIESIDTPDASTVVVHLSSRSISLPYNLSYVWIIDHAAKNLKTTEDGTGPYELDTWKHGSSLSLTRYSKYWGTAAKNAGVVFHYYSDATALNNALLTNAVDVVTSEQSPDALSQFTGNSSYRVTDGKSTTKLLLAFNDKVAPFDKVEVRKAVTSAIDNKKLLKSIWGDYGTLIGSMVPPTDPWYENLTKVNPYDVSLAKKELAQAGYAKGFTFTLDTPNYDPHPAAAQIIKSDLAKVGITVKINIITPDTWYSKVYQAHDFQATMQEHVNDRDVVFYGNPDFYWGYDNPKVTGWVNDAEKAQTTTEQTDLLKKVNTQIAEDAASDWLYLYPQIVVASSKLSGYPVNGLNSQFYAYDIVKK, from the coding sequence GTGAAGAAGAAACTCGGTCTCGCCGTCGGCGTCGCCCTCACCGCAGCGCTGGCGCTCGCCGGCTGCTCGGGCGCGTCGGAGTCGGGCGGCAAGCCGTCCGCCGCGACCATCAACATCGGCTCGGTCTACGAGCCGCAGAACCTCGACAACACGGCCGGCGGCGGGCAGGGCGTCACCGAGGCCCTCAACGGCAACGTCTACGAGGGGCTCTTCCGGCTGACCGACGAGGGCAAGGTCGAGAACCTCCTCGCCTCGAAGTACACGAAGTCGTCCGACGGCCTCACGTACACGTTCACCCTCCGCCCGGGCGTGACGTTCCACTCCGGCGCGAAGCTCACGTCGGCCGACGTCAAGGACTCCATCGAGAAGGTCACCGCCGACGACTCGCAGTCGGCCCGAAAGTCGAGCCTCGCTCCCATCGAGAGCATCGACACGCCCGATGCGTCGACGGTCGTCGTGCACCTGTCGAGCCGCTCGATCTCGCTGCCCTACAACCTCAGCTACGTGTGGATCATCGACCACGCCGCGAAGAACCTCAAGACCACCGAGGACGGCACCGGTCCGTACGAGCTCGACACCTGGAAGCACGGCTCCTCGCTCAGCCTCACCCGCTACTCGAAGTACTGGGGCACCGCCGCGAAGAACGCCGGCGTCGTGTTCCACTACTACTCCGACGCGACCGCGCTGAACAACGCCCTCCTCACGAACGCCGTCGACGTCGTGACCAGCGAGCAGAGCCCCGACGCGCTCAGCCAGTTCACCGGCAACTCGTCCTACCGCGTCACCGACGGCAAGTCGACGACGAAGCTCCTGCTGGCCTTCAACGACAAGGTCGCCCCCTTCGACAAGGTCGAGGTGCGGAAGGCCGTCACCTCCGCCATCGACAACAAGAAGCTCCTGAAGTCGATCTGGGGCGACTACGGCACCCTGATCGGCTCGATGGTGCCGCCGACCGACCCCTGGTACGAGAACCTCACGAAGGTGAACCCGTACGACGTCTCGCTGGCGAAGAAGGAGCTCGCCCAGGCCGGATACGCGAAGGGCTTCACCTTCACGCTCGACACGCCGAACTACGACCCGCACCCCGCGGCCGCCCAGATCATCAAGAGCGACCTCGCGAAGGTCGGCATCACGGTGAAGATCAACATCATCACGCCCGACACCTGGTACTCGAAGGTCTACCAGGCGCACGACTTCCAGGCGACGATGCAGGAGCACGTCAACGACCGCGACGTGGTCTTCTACGGCAACCCCGACTTCTACTGGGGCTACGACAACCCGAAGGTGACCGGCTGGGTGAACGACGCCGAGAAGGCTCAGACGACCACCGAGCAGACCGACCTCCTCAAGAAGGTCAACACGCAGATAGCCGAAGACGCGGCGTCCGACTGGCTCTACCTCTACCCGCAGATCGTCGTCGCGTCGTCGAAGCTGTCCGGCTACCCGGTCAACGGGTTGAACTCGCAGTTCTACGCCTACGACATCGTGAAGAAGTAG